The proteins below are encoded in one region of Amycolatopsis acidiphila:
- a CDS encoding 2Fe-2S iron-sulfur cluster-binding protein, giving the protein MNETHRTPSGGLIDRDTPLRFTFDGRRLTGYRGDTLASALLANGVHQVATSIRFGRPRGILSAGAEEPNALVQLEEPVPEPMLGATTVELFDGLVARGLPGQGRLAAQPDPARYDGKHVHCDVLVVGAGPAGLVAALTAARGGARVVLVDDQPEPGGALLGSNEHLDGKPAVEWARTVADELRELPGTLVLERTTAFGAYDDGFVLALQRRTDHLGAAAPRHVSRQRVWRIRAKQTVLATGAHERPVVFADNDRPGIMLAGAARTYLHRYAVLPGRRAVLFTTNDSGYAAALDLADADVDVPLILDARPDAATAWTDVCAERGIEVRAGHAVVGTDGEERIAAARTASLDGAGKSRVDCDLLLVAGGWNPAVHLFSQARGQLEYAPGLGAYVPAGVLPAMRVAGAASGALDFASCVREGRDAAEEALSATGFTPAPRFALPASDARPEETPPAVRWLVPGAAPEPDTRFVDLQRDATVSDVLRATGAGLRSLEHIKRYTTIGTAHDQGKTSGMLAGGIVADALGTDLARGRPTTFRPPYTPVAFAALAGRNRGELHDPVRVTAIHPRHQAHGAVFENVGQWHRPWYYPRPGEDLHAAVLRECRAARTGVAMMDASTLGKIDLQGPDVTVFLDRLYPNMMSTLGVGRIRYGVLCGLDGMVIDDGTVIRLAEERFLVTTTTGNAATVLDWMEEWLQTEWPDLDVFATSVTEHWATIALVGPLSREVLGAVAPGLDVANAALGFMSWQDAEVAGIAARVCRISFSGELAYEINVPCWYAGALWDALLAAGEPYGITPYGTETMHVLRAEKGYPVIGQDTDGTVTPQDLGMSWVVSKKKADFVGKRSFSRPENLRPDRKQLVGLLPEDPAVLLPEGAQIIESDHLPEPPVRMLGHVTSSYSSAALGRTFALALVRSGFGRIGETLYVPVGDEVVPVTVTGSVLFDKEGARRDG; this is encoded by the coding sequence GTGAACGAAACCCATCGCACCCCCTCCGGGGGCTTGATCGACCGGGACACCCCGTTGCGGTTCACCTTCGACGGCCGCAGGCTGACCGGCTACCGCGGTGACACGCTGGCGTCGGCGCTGCTGGCGAACGGCGTGCACCAGGTCGCCACCAGCATCCGGTTCGGCCGCCCGCGCGGCATCCTGTCCGCGGGCGCCGAGGAGCCGAACGCGCTGGTGCAGCTGGAGGAACCGGTTCCCGAGCCGATGCTCGGCGCGACCACCGTCGAGCTGTTCGACGGGCTGGTCGCCCGGGGTCTGCCCGGGCAGGGACGGCTGGCCGCCCAGCCCGATCCGGCCCGCTACGACGGCAAGCACGTGCACTGCGATGTCCTCGTGGTCGGCGCCGGCCCGGCCGGTCTGGTCGCCGCGCTGACCGCCGCCCGCGGCGGTGCGCGGGTGGTGCTCGTCGACGACCAGCCGGAACCGGGCGGCGCCCTCCTCGGGTCGAACGAGCACCTGGACGGCAAACCGGCCGTCGAATGGGCGCGGACGGTGGCCGATGAGCTGCGCGAGCTGCCCGGCACCCTCGTACTGGAGCGGACCACCGCCTTCGGCGCCTACGACGACGGGTTCGTGCTGGCACTGCAACGCCGCACGGACCACCTCGGCGCCGCTGCCCCGCGGCACGTGTCGCGCCAGCGCGTCTGGCGGATCCGGGCGAAGCAGACCGTGCTGGCGACAGGTGCGCACGAGCGACCGGTGGTGTTCGCCGACAACGACCGGCCCGGCATCATGCTGGCCGGCGCCGCCCGGACCTACCTGCACCGGTACGCGGTGCTGCCCGGCCGCCGCGCGGTGCTGTTCACCACGAACGACAGCGGCTACGCGGCCGCGCTCGATCTCGCCGACGCGGACGTCGACGTGCCGCTGATCCTCGACGCTCGCCCGGACGCCGCCACCGCCTGGACCGATGTGTGCGCGGAGCGCGGTATCGAGGTGCGAGCCGGGCACGCGGTGGTCGGAACCGACGGCGAGGAGCGGATCGCGGCCGCGCGGACCGCGTCTCTCGACGGTGCTGGGAAGTCGCGTGTGGACTGTGACCTGCTGCTGGTCGCCGGCGGCTGGAACCCGGCCGTCCACCTGTTCAGCCAGGCCCGGGGACAGCTGGAGTACGCCCCCGGGCTCGGCGCGTATGTGCCCGCCGGCGTGCTCCCGGCCATGCGGGTCGCCGGCGCCGCGTCCGGCGCGCTCGACTTCGCGAGCTGCGTGCGGGAAGGCCGGGACGCGGCGGAGGAAGCATTGTCCGCCACGGGATTCACCCCGGCACCCCGGTTCGCGCTGCCTGCCTCCGACGCCCGGCCCGAGGAGACCCCGCCCGCGGTCCGGTGGCTGGTCCCCGGCGCGGCGCCGGAACCCGACACCCGGTTCGTGGACCTGCAACGGGACGCCACGGTCTCGGATGTCCTGCGCGCCACCGGGGCCGGGTTGCGCTCGCTGGAGCACATCAAGCGGTACACCACCATCGGCACCGCGCACGACCAGGGCAAGACGTCCGGCATGCTGGCGGGGGGCATCGTCGCGGACGCCCTGGGCACCGACCTGGCGCGGGGGCGGCCCACCACGTTCCGCCCGCCGTACACGCCGGTCGCCTTCGCCGCGCTCGCCGGCCGGAACCGGGGTGAGCTGCACGACCCGGTGCGGGTCACCGCGATCCACCCCCGGCACCAGGCGCACGGCGCGGTGTTCGAGAACGTCGGCCAGTGGCACCGGCCCTGGTACTACCCGCGGCCGGGGGAGGACCTGCACGCCGCGGTGCTTCGCGAGTGCCGCGCCGCCCGGACCGGCGTGGCCATGATGGACGCCTCCACGCTCGGCAAGATCGATCTCCAGGGGCCCGACGTCACGGTGTTCCTCGACCGGCTCTACCCGAACATGATGAGCACGCTGGGGGTCGGCCGCATCCGCTACGGCGTCCTTTGCGGACTCGACGGCATGGTGATCGACGACGGTACCGTCATCCGGCTCGCCGAGGAACGGTTCCTGGTCACCACGACCACCGGCAACGCGGCGACGGTCCTGGACTGGATGGAGGAGTGGCTGCAGACCGAATGGCCGGACCTCGACGTGTTCGCCACCTCGGTCACCGAGCACTGGGCCACGATCGCGCTGGTGGGGCCGCTGTCACGGGAGGTCCTGGGCGCGGTGGCGCCCGGTCTCGACGTCGCCAACGCGGCCTTGGGGTTCATGAGCTGGCAGGACGCGGAGGTGGCCGGGATCGCCGCCCGGGTGTGCCGGATCAGCTTCTCCGGTGAGCTGGCGTACGAGATCAACGTCCCGTGCTGGTACGCGGGCGCACTGTGGGACGCGTTGCTGGCCGCGGGCGAGCCCTACGGCATCACCCCGTACGGCACCGAGACCATGCACGTGCTGCGAGCCGAGAAGGGCTACCCGGTCATCGGGCAGGACACCGACGGCACGGTCACCCCGCAGGACCTCGGGATGTCGTGGGTGGTGTCGAAGAAGAAGGCCGACTTCGTCGGCAAGCGCTCGTTCTCCCGTCCGGAGAACCTGCGGCCCGACCGCAAACAGCTCGTCGGCCTGCTGCCCGAGGATCCGGCCGTGCTGCTGCCGGAGGGCGCGCAGATCATCGAGTCCGACCACCTGCCGGAGCCGCCGGTGCGGATGCTCGGCCACGTGACGTCGAGCTACTCCAGCGCGGCGCTCGGGCGCACCTTCGCACTGGCGCTCGTGCGGTCCGGCTTCGGCCGGATCGGCGAAACGCTCTACGTGCCGGTCGGCGACGAGGTGGTGCCGGTGACCGTCACCGGCTCCGTGCTGTTCGACAAGGAAGGAGCCCGCCGTGACGGTTGA
- a CDS encoding sarcosine oxidase subunit delta, giving the protein MQLIPCPWCGPREETEFHYGGQAHIGYPQDPSALSDEEWARFLFFRANPEGPFAERWSHSAGCRRWFNAVRDTRTHDLLAVYRIDEPRPVIS; this is encoded by the coding sequence ATGCAGCTCATCCCATGCCCGTGGTGCGGGCCCCGGGAGGAAACCGAGTTCCACTACGGCGGGCAGGCGCATATCGGCTACCCGCAGGACCCGTCCGCCCTCTCGGACGAGGAGTGGGCCCGCTTCCTGTTCTTCCGTGCCAACCCCGAAGGTCCTTTCGCTGAACGGTGGAGCCACAGCGCCGGGTGCCGGCGCTGGTTCAACGCCGTCCGCGACACCCGGACCCACGACCTGCTCGCCGTGTACCGCATCGACGAACCCCGGCCGGTGATCTCGTGA
- a CDS encoding sarcosine oxidase subunit beta family protein, with the protein MSRAPGADLPEDPDFLWDNPDPKPAYDVVIVGGGGHGLATAYYLAKVQGITNVAVLEKGWLGGGNMARNTTIIRSNYLWDESSGIYEHSLKLWEGLEDELDYPILFSQRGVLNLAHGLQDVRDSVRRVNANRLNGIDAEWVDPGQVKELCPIVNTSPDVRYPVLGGTYQPRAGIAKHDYVAWGFARAATVLGVDLIQNCEVTGFEIVRGRIAGVETSRGRIAAGRVALCAAGHSSVVGALAGLELPLASHPLQALVSELLEPVHPTVVMSNAVHVYVSQAHKGELVMGAGVDSYQGYGRRGSFHIIEDQMAAALELFPIFARAHLLRTWAGIVDVTPDASPIVGLTPVQGLYLNCGWGTGGFKATPGLGDCFAHTIAKDKPHPHVEPFTLERFVTGALVDEHGAAAVAH; encoded by the coding sequence ATGAGCCGGGCACCCGGCGCGGACCTGCCGGAGGACCCCGACTTCCTCTGGGACAACCCCGACCCGAAGCCCGCCTACGACGTCGTGATCGTCGGCGGTGGCGGGCACGGCCTGGCCACCGCCTACTACCTGGCCAAGGTGCAGGGCATCACCAACGTCGCGGTGCTGGAGAAGGGCTGGCTTGGCGGCGGGAACATGGCCCGCAACACCACCATCATCCGCTCCAACTACCTCTGGGACGAAAGCTCCGGGATCTACGAGCACTCGCTGAAACTGTGGGAGGGGCTCGAGGACGAGCTGGACTACCCGATCCTGTTCAGCCAGCGGGGCGTGCTCAACCTCGCCCACGGTCTGCAGGACGTGCGCGACAGCGTCCGCCGGGTGAACGCCAACCGGCTCAACGGGATCGACGCCGAATGGGTCGATCCCGGGCAGGTCAAGGAGCTCTGCCCGATCGTCAACACCTCGCCGGACGTGCGATATCCCGTGCTGGGCGGCACCTACCAGCCGCGTGCGGGCATCGCGAAGCACGACTACGTCGCCTGGGGGTTCGCCCGCGCGGCCACCGTGCTGGGTGTGGACCTCATCCAGAACTGCGAGGTGACCGGCTTCGAGATCGTCCGCGGCCGGATCGCCGGTGTCGAGACCAGCCGTGGCCGGATCGCGGCGGGCAGGGTCGCGTTGTGCGCCGCGGGGCACTCGTCGGTGGTCGGCGCGCTGGCGGGCCTTGAGCTGCCACTGGCCTCGCACCCGTTGCAGGCGCTGGTGTCCGAACTGCTCGAACCCGTGCACCCCACCGTGGTCATGTCCAACGCGGTGCACGTCTACGTTTCGCAGGCGCACAAGGGCGAGCTGGTGATGGGCGCGGGGGTCGACAGCTACCAGGGCTACGGCCGGCGCGGCTCGTTCCACATCATCGAGGACCAGATGGCCGCCGCACTGGAGCTGTTCCCGATCTTCGCGCGCGCACACCTGCTGCGCACCTGGGCCGGCATCGTCGACGTGACTCCGGACGCCTCGCCCATCGTCGGGCTGACGCCGGTGCAGGGGCTCTACCTCAACTGCGGGTGGGGCACCGGCGGGTTCAAGGCGACCCCCGGCCTTGGCGACTGCTTCGCCCACACCATCGCCAAGGACAAGCCCCATCCCCATGTCGAACCGTTCACCCTCGAGCGGTTCGTCACCGGCGCCCTCGTCGACGAGCACGGCGCCGCAGCCGTCGCGCACTGA
- the glyA gene encoding serine hydroxymethyltransferase, which yields MTTTIGGHESVLDRALGDYDPGVAVAIEAEPTRQQSTLEMIASENFAPNAVLEAQGSVLTNKYYPGRRYYGGCEHIDVLESLALDRVKALFGAAYAKVRPHSGAQANAAAMAALLQPGDRILGLALDHGGHLTHGMRINFSGRRYDVAAYGVSEQDSRIDLDEVARVAREHRPRLILAGWPAYPRQLDFARFREIADEVGAYLLVDMAHFAGLVAAGLHPSPVPYAHFTTTTYKTLGGPRGGVILSNDEAVAKKVNSAVFPGQQGGPLEHVVAAKAAAFKMAAEPAFAERQRRILRGAGMPAERLLATDTSAAGISVLTGGTDVHLVLADLRESDVDGRQAEDRLHDVGIAVNRNAVPFDPRPPMVTSGIRGSLRARVAGLTARFPLCPGLGAAR from the coding sequence ATGACCACGACCATCGGCGGGCACGAGTCGGTGCTCGACCGCGCCTTGGGGGACTACGACCCCGGCGTGGCGGTGGCGATCGAGGCCGAGCCGACTCGTCAGCAGTCGACCCTGGAGATGATCGCCAGCGAGAACTTCGCGCCCAACGCCGTGCTGGAGGCGCAGGGTTCGGTGCTGACCAACAAGTACTACCCGGGCCGGCGTTACTACGGCGGCTGCGAGCACATCGACGTCCTGGAATCACTCGCGCTGGACCGGGTCAAGGCGTTGTTCGGGGCCGCGTACGCCAAGGTGCGGCCGCACTCGGGCGCGCAGGCCAACGCGGCGGCGATGGCGGCGCTGCTGCAGCCGGGGGACCGGATCCTGGGCCTCGCACTCGACCACGGCGGGCACCTGACCCACGGCATGCGGATCAACTTCTCCGGCCGCCGCTACGACGTGGCCGCCTACGGAGTGTCCGAACAGGACTCCCGGATCGACCTCGACGAGGTCGCCCGGGTGGCTCGCGAGCACCGGCCCCGGCTCATCCTCGCCGGCTGGCCGGCCTATCCCCGGCAGCTGGACTTCGCCCGGTTCCGGGAGATCGCCGACGAGGTCGGCGCCTACCTGCTGGTGGACATGGCGCACTTCGCCGGGTTGGTGGCAGCCGGCCTGCATCCCTCGCCGGTGCCGTATGCCCACTTCACCACGACGACGTACAAGACGCTCGGCGGCCCCCGCGGCGGCGTGATCCTCAGCAACGACGAGGCAGTCGCCAAGAAGGTCAACTCCGCGGTGTTCCCGGGGCAGCAGGGCGGCCCGCTGGAGCACGTCGTCGCGGCGAAGGCGGCCGCCTTCAAGATGGCCGCGGAACCCGCGTTCGCCGAGCGCCAACGACGTATTCTGCGCGGCGCCGGGATGCCGGCCGAACGGCTGCTCGCCACGGACACGAGCGCGGCCGGCATCTCGGTGCTCACCGGGGGCACCGACGTGCACCTCGTACTGGCGGACCTGCGCGAGTCCGATGTGGACGGCAGGCAGGCGGAGGACCGGCTGCACGACGTCGGTATCGCGGTGAACCGCAACGCGGTGCCGTTCGATCCGCGCCCGCCGATGGTCACCTCCGGCATCAGGGGCTCGCTGCGCGCCCGTGTCGCCGGGCTCACGGCCCGCTTCCCGCTCTGCCCCGGCCTGGGGGCCGCCCGATGA
- a CDS encoding GntR family transcriptional regulator yields the protein MHVQVNTEIPGGRRSLAEQAYLFIRDRLVMLDIAPGEPINEEWLGGTLGMGRTPIREALKRLEADRLVVAFPRRGTFATEVNISDLAHISEVRRTLEPVAAAAAAERATAADHATLTALRELLETSEDSGDNADLLRTDLELHRSLYRCAHNPFLEDTLVHYDNLATRIWCLFAPRLRGMAGHVHEHAPLLTAVIEGDPKKAADLALDHVTGFERAVRTLI from the coding sequence GTGCACGTACAGGTCAACACGGAGATTCCGGGCGGCAGGCGCTCGCTCGCGGAGCAGGCCTACCTGTTCATCCGGGATCGGCTGGTCATGCTCGACATCGCTCCCGGCGAGCCGATCAACGAGGAATGGCTCGGCGGCACCCTCGGCATGGGCCGGACCCCCATCCGCGAGGCGCTCAAACGACTGGAAGCCGACCGGCTCGTCGTCGCCTTCCCGCGGCGCGGCACCTTCGCCACCGAGGTCAACATCTCCGATCTCGCGCACATCTCCGAGGTCCGCCGGACACTCGAACCGGTGGCGGCCGCCGCCGCCGCCGAACGGGCGACGGCGGCCGACCACGCAACGCTCACCGCGTTGCGCGAACTGCTGGAGACCAGCGAGGACTCCGGCGACAACGCCGACCTGCTGCGGACCGACCTGGAACTGCACCGGTCGCTCTACCGGTGCGCGCACAACCCGTTCCTGGAGGACACCCTGGTGCACTACGACAACCTCGCGACGCGGATCTGGTGCCTTTTCGCGCCCCGGCTGCGCGGGATGGCGGGCCACGTGCACGAGCACGCCCCGCTGCTCACGGCCGTCATCGAGGGTGACCCGAAGAAGGCCGCGGACCTGGCACTGGACCACGTGACCGGCTTCGAGCGGGCCGTGCGGACACTCATCTGA
- a CDS encoding TetR/AcrR family transcriptional regulator: MTTNGTTGRRRGPNDPERRIRIARAAIQVVAERGIDGLTHRAVAAAAGVPLGSTTYHFATLDDLLEVALHEAAANNVRVLREWEENLPPDTDFAAALSELVMSYLHEQYPQTVVEYDLYVAALRRPRLRAATAAWDAALTQLFGSRTDALTGRLLAGLFCGLVLQAVLADPRPSAAQVEALVRRAIAGPGA; the protein is encoded by the coding sequence ATGACCACGAACGGGACCACTGGTCGGCGGCGCGGGCCCAACGACCCGGAACGGCGCATCCGGATCGCTCGTGCGGCCATCCAGGTGGTCGCCGAGCGGGGGATCGACGGGCTGACCCACCGCGCCGTCGCGGCGGCCGCCGGGGTCCCGCTCGGGTCCACCACCTACCACTTCGCCACCCTCGACGACCTGCTCGAGGTGGCGCTGCACGAGGCGGCCGCGAACAACGTCCGGGTGCTGCGCGAATGGGAGGAGAACCTGCCGCCGGACACGGATTTCGCGGCCGCGCTGAGCGAGCTGGTGATGAGTTACCTCCACGAGCAGTACCCGCAGACCGTGGTCGAGTACGACCTCTACGTCGCCGCCCTGCGCCGCCCCCGCCTGCGTGCCGCGACCGCCGCCTGGGACGCCGCGCTGACCCAGCTGTTCGGCTCGCGCACCGACGCGCTCACCGGCCGGCTGCTCGCCGGGCTCTTCTGCGGCCTGGTGCTCCAGGCGGTACTGGCCGACCCGCGCCCGTCGGCCGCGCAGGTCGAAGCGCTCGTCCGCCGGGCCATCGCGGGCCCGGGAGCCTGA
- a CDS encoding aldehyde dehydrogenase family protein produces the protein MKDLHINGTWLEPANGATAPVLNPFDGEVLETVSVAGPEEIAAAVTSARNAFDGPWRGTSSAERAALLTAVAELLTRDREELARIESLDTGKTLAEGRIDVDDVAAVFRYYAALAGTKAGRVVDTGRPDAISRIVYEPVGVCALIAPWNFPLLQMSWKVAPALAAGDTMVLKPSEVTPLSTIRFVALLEEAGTPPGVVNLLLGPGAVGAALVEHPGVDLISFTGGLATGEKIMAAAARGVRRVALELGGKNPNVVFADADFDTAVDYALAAAFVHSGQVCSAGARLIVQDGVHDEFVAELAERAEKIRLGSGLDPATETGPLVSAGHRAKVEGYIASALEEGAVLRAGGDRPVDPALRKGFFLRPTVLGDCTREMRVVREEVFGPVVTVERFGTEAEAIALANDTDYGLAGAVWTTDGARAQRVAGALRHGTVWINDYHPYLPQAEWGGFGKSGIGRELGPSGLDEYREAKHIYHNIDPTPQRWFKG, from the coding sequence ATGAAGGACCTTCACATCAACGGAACCTGGCTGGAACCGGCGAACGGCGCCACCGCACCGGTCCTCAACCCCTTCGACGGCGAAGTCCTGGAGACGGTGTCGGTCGCCGGCCCGGAGGAGATCGCCGCGGCGGTCACGAGCGCCAGGAACGCCTTCGACGGCCCATGGCGGGGAACCTCGTCGGCGGAGCGGGCCGCACTCCTCACCGCGGTCGCCGAACTGTTGACGCGTGACCGCGAGGAGCTGGCGCGCATCGAGAGTCTCGACACCGGCAAGACGCTGGCCGAAGGCCGCATCGACGTCGACGACGTCGCGGCCGTCTTCCGGTACTACGCCGCGCTGGCCGGCACCAAGGCCGGCCGCGTGGTGGACACCGGCAGGCCGGACGCGATCAGCCGGATCGTGTACGAGCCGGTGGGTGTCTGCGCCCTGATCGCACCCTGGAACTTCCCGCTGCTGCAGATGTCGTGGAAGGTCGCGCCGGCGCTGGCCGCGGGCGACACCATGGTCCTCAAGCCCAGCGAGGTCACCCCGCTGTCCACGATCCGGTTCGTCGCGCTGCTGGAGGAGGCCGGGACACCGCCCGGCGTGGTCAACCTCCTGCTCGGGCCGGGCGCCGTGGGCGCCGCACTGGTCGAACATCCCGGGGTCGACCTGATCTCCTTCACGGGCGGCCTCGCCACCGGCGAGAAGATCATGGCCGCCGCGGCGCGCGGGGTGCGGCGGGTGGCGCTCGAGCTCGGTGGCAAGAACCCGAATGTCGTGTTCGCCGACGCCGACTTCGACACGGCCGTCGACTACGCGCTGGCCGCCGCGTTCGTCCACTCCGGACAGGTGTGCTCGGCGGGCGCCCGGCTGATCGTGCAGGACGGCGTGCACGACGAGTTCGTGGCCGAGCTGGCCGAGCGCGCGGAGAAGATCCGGCTCGGCAGCGGGCTGGACCCCGCCACCGAGACCGGGCCGCTGGTGTCGGCCGGGCACCGGGCCAAGGTCGAGGGTTACATCGCGAGCGCCCTCGAGGAGGGCGCCGTGCTGCGTGCGGGCGGCGACAGGCCGGTCGATCCCGCCCTGCGCAAGGGATTCTTCCTGCGTCCCACGGTGCTGGGCGACTGCACCCGGGAGATGCGGGTGGTGCGCGAGGAGGTGTTCGGGCCGGTGGTCACCGTCGAGCGGTTCGGCACCGAGGCCGAGGCGATCGCGCTGGCGAACGACACCGACTACGGGCTGGCCGGGGCGGTGTGGACGACGGACGGCGCTCGGGCGCAACGGGTGGCAGGCGCGCTGCGGCACGGCACGGTGTGGATCAACGACTACCACCCGTACCTCCCGCAAGCCGAATGGGGCGGCTTCGGCAAGTCGGGCATCGGCCGGGAGCTGGGGCCGTCCGGGCTCGACGAGTACCGCGAGGCCAAGCACATCTACCACAACATCGATCCCACTCCTCAGCGCTGGTTCAAGGGCTGA
- the betA gene encoding choline dehydrogenase, protein MTETYDFIIVGGGSAGCAVANRLSAERANKVLVLEAGRSDSKWDVFIHMPAALTFPIGNRFYDWGYRSEPEPHMNRRRVYHARGKVLGGSSSINGMIFQRGNAMDYERWAADPGMSSWDYAHCLPYFERMENCLADNGSGYRGRSGPLELERGPATNPLFTAFFEAAEQAGYPRTDDVNGYRQEGFAPFDRNVRRGRRLSAARAYLHPVLDRPNLTVWTRTFVSQILFDGTRAVGVEYSQGRGPTREVYGKEIILCGGAINTPQLLQLSGVGNAAELGALGIDVVQDLPGVGENLQDHLEVYIQYACKKPVSMMPSLAKWKRPFIGAQWLFLRSGPGATNHFEGGGFVRSNDEVGYPNLMFHFLPVAIRYDGTSPAGAHGYQVHVGPMYADTRGSVKITSTDPRKHPALRFDYLSTENDRREWVEAVRVARNILNQPALAEYNGGEISPGPDVETDQQILGWVARDAETALHPSCTARMGVDDRSVVDPETMRVHGTQGLRVVDASVMPYITNGNIYAPVMMTAEKAADLVLGNTPLPPSKQPFYQHKPARPGSAPRRGRRPA, encoded by the coding sequence ATGACCGAGACCTACGACTTCATCATCGTCGGCGGCGGGTCCGCGGGCTGCGCAGTCGCGAACCGGCTCTCCGCCGAGCGCGCGAACAAGGTGCTGGTGCTCGAAGCGGGGCGCAGCGACAGCAAATGGGACGTGTTCATCCACATGCCCGCGGCGCTGACCTTCCCGATCGGCAACCGGTTCTACGACTGGGGTTACCGCAGCGAGCCCGAGCCGCACATGAACCGCCGCCGGGTCTACCACGCCCGCGGCAAGGTGCTGGGCGGGTCGAGCAGCATCAACGGGATGATCTTCCAGCGCGGCAACGCGATGGACTACGAGCGCTGGGCCGCCGACCCCGGAATGTCCTCTTGGGACTACGCGCACTGCCTGCCCTACTTCGAGCGGATGGAGAACTGCCTGGCCGACAACGGCAGCGGCTACCGCGGCCGCTCCGGGCCGCTGGAGCTGGAACGCGGGCCGGCGACCAACCCGTTGTTCACCGCCTTCTTCGAGGCGGCCGAGCAGGCCGGCTACCCGCGCACCGACGACGTCAACGGCTACCGGCAGGAGGGCTTCGCGCCGTTCGACCGCAACGTGCGGCGCGGGCGGCGGCTCTCGGCGGCGCGGGCCTATCTGCATCCGGTCCTGGACCGGCCGAACCTCACGGTGTGGACGCGCACCTTCGTGTCGCAGATCCTCTTCGACGGCACCCGCGCGGTGGGGGTCGAGTACAGCCAGGGCCGCGGGCCGACGCGCGAGGTCTACGGCAAGGAGATCATCCTGTGCGGCGGGGCGATCAACACTCCGCAGCTGCTGCAGCTCTCCGGTGTCGGCAACGCCGCCGAACTGGGTGCGCTCGGGATCGACGTCGTGCAGGACCTGCCAGGGGTCGGCGAGAACCTGCAGGACCACCTGGAGGTCTACATCCAGTACGCCTGTAAGAAGCCCGTGTCGATGATGCCGTCGCTGGCGAAGTGGAAGCGGCCCTTCATCGGCGCCCAATGGCTGTTCCTGCGCTCCGGCCCGGGAGCCACCAACCACTTCGAGGGCGGCGGCTTCGTCCGCAGCAACGACGAAGTCGGCTACCCGAACCTGATGTTCCACTTCCTGCCGGTCGCCATCCGTTACGACGGCACGTCCCCGGCCGGCGCGCACGGCTATCAGGTGCACGTCGGCCCGATGTACGCCGACACCCGCGGCTCGGTCAAGATCACCTCGACGGATCCGCGGAAACACCCGGCCCTGCGGTTCGACTACCTGTCCACGGAGAACGACCGGCGGGAGTGGGTCGAGGCGGTCCGGGTGGCGCGGAACATCCTCAACCAGCCCGCGTTGGCCGAGTACAACGGCGGTGAGATCTCGCCGGGGCCCGACGTGGAGACCGACCAGCAGATCCTCGGCTGGGTCGCCCGCGACGCCGAGACCGCCCTGCACCCCTCGTGCACGGCCCGAATGGGCGTGGACGACCGGTCGGTGGTCGACCCGGAGACCATGCGGGTGCACGGGACCCAGGGCCTGCGGGTCGTCGACGCCTCGGTGATGCCCTACATCACCAACGGCAACATCTACGCCCCGGTGATGATGACGGCGGAGAAGGCGGCGGACCTGGTCCTGGGCAACACGCCCCTGCCACCGTCGAAGCAGCCCTTCTACCAGCACAAGCCGGCTCGCCCCGGGTCGGCGCCGCGGCGTGGTCGACGGCCCGCGTGA